The Aureimonas mangrovi genome contains the following window.
ATTCGTCGCCTTCCGGCAGCCCCGTCGCGGCAAGTTCGGAATTGTCGAAGTAGCTGTCGATCCGCTGGTACAGATCGTAGAACAACGTGCGGTTCATCTCCTGAAAGTTGTAGGCGAGCACGAAGGCCCTGCGCACTCGCGGATCGGAGAACTTCTCGCGCCGCGAGTTGATCACATAGGCCTGCATCGGCCAGACGGCGTCCGATTCGAGCTCGGCCTTCTTCACGCGGCCTTCGGTGAAGGCCGGAAAATTGTAGCCCTCGGCCCAAAGCTGCGCGCGGTTCTCGATGCGATAGTCCTGATAGCCGCCGCGTTTGAAAGCCTCCCACGCGGCGTTCTGGTCGCGGAAATAGGTAAAGTTGATCCGGTCGAAATTGTAGCGGCCGCGCTGCGGCGCCTTGTCGGCCGCCCAGTAGTCCGGCACGCGCTCCCAGGTGATCGTCGAGCCGGGGTTGAAGCTGGCGACGCGATAGGGGCCGGAGCCAACGGGCACCTCCAGCGTCGGCTCCTCGATATCGCGGCCCTCCGCTTCCCAGTAGTGCCGGGGAAGCACCACGAGGTCGCCCATGATGTTGGGCAGTTCGCGGTTGCCGGTCTGGTCGAAGCGGAAGGTGACCTCGCGCTCGCCTGTTTCCTCCACGCTCGTCACGTTGTGGTAGTAGTTGGCGTAGAGCGGATAGAGCCGCGTGACGGTCTCGAAGCTCCAGATCACGTCGTTGACGGTGATCGGCTCGCCGTCCTGGAAGCGCGCGTCCGGATCGAGCCGGAACGACACCGACGAATAGTCGGACGGATAGCGCACGGCTTCGGCGATGAGCGCATGGCTGACACCCGGTTCGTCCGGCGCCTGCGCCATCAGCGTGTCATAGGCGATGCCGCCGCCGAAAGCGGCGAAGCCCGCCGCCGGCGTTCCCCGGATGATGAAGGGGTTGAAACTGTCGTAGGTGCCGGGCGCCGAGGAGTTCCAGGTGCCGCCCTTCGGCGCGTCCGGGTTCACATAGTCGTAATGGGTGAAGTCGTCAGCGTATCGGGAGGGCTCGATCAGACCGGACGACGTATGCCACTCGCCCATTGCCGCTTCGCTCGCGGGCGCTGCGCCCGTATCACCGGATTCGGTGGGCGCGCTGGCTGCGGGAGCCGACGGCGCATCCTGCGCGGCGGCCGGCAGGGCGAAGCCGCAGGCGAGGGCGAGGTTGAGGGCGAGAACGCGCCCGGCTCGCGAAGGTCCTGTCAAATCGATCTCCTGAAATGCCGCATCGCAATGGCCAGCAACACCGAGCTTTGTGGCCTTCGTTCGACTGGCCAAGCCGCATGACCGAGTTTTAATGGTCGCCCGGCCCATGTCTACCGCTCGCATCGGCGATCGCGCAGTGGTGCATAGCAAAAAGGCCCGGCATCGCTGCCGGGCCTTCTCCAATCTTTCGGTGCCCGATTACTGGGCCGGGACGATCGTCGTGCCCTGCGGCTGGCTCTCGCCGCTTTCCTGAGCGGGCGCGGCGCCTTCGGCCGGCGCATCCGCCGGAGCCGGGGGTTCCTCGGCGGGAGCTGTGCCCTCGGCCGGAGCAGCTTCGCTCGGCTGGGCAGCGTCCGCATCCGTGGCTTCGCCCGTGGTGGGAGCAGCTTCCGAGGCGGGGGCCGCGCCCGTACCGGGGTCCGTCGTGGCCGGAGCCTGCGGCTGGTCGCCGGC
Protein-coding sequences here:
- a CDS encoding extracellular solute-binding protein: MTGPSRAGRVLALNLALACGFALPAAAQDAPSAPAASAPTESGDTGAAPASEAAMGEWHTSSGLIEPSRYADDFTHYDYVNPDAPKGGTWNSSAPGTYDSFNPFIIRGTPAAGFAAFGGGIAYDTLMAQAPDEPGVSHALIAEAVRYPSDYSSVSFRLDPDARFQDGEPITVNDVIWSFETVTRLYPLYANYYHNVTSVEETGEREVTFRFDQTGNRELPNIMGDLVVLPRHYWEAEGRDIEEPTLEVPVGSGPYRVASFNPGSTITWERVPDYWAADKAPQRGRYNFDRINFTYFRDQNAAWEAFKRGGYQDYRIENRAQLWAEGYNFPAFTEGRVKKAELESDAVWPMQAYVINSRREKFSDPRVRRAFVLAYNFQEMNRTLFYDLYQRIDSYFDNSELAATGLPEGDELALLEPLRDDLPPELFTQEYTLPDYSQPSAERTYLREAFELLQAAGWERRGSQLVNAAGQPFTVEFMTSDQNASRVMEPFAASLRRLGIDATIRVVDPSQYLALTDSFEFDIVTDSFAQSLSPGNEQRDFWSSAAASQNGSRNSPGVRNAAVDALIEKIIYAPDREALVAATRALDRTLLWNNYVVPQFTNGAIWLAYWDKFGMPENGPAYNGIDPFSWWIRADAPAEAAPEPEGLPEGATPPTENAVPGGEDAAAGGQ